In Hermetia illucens chromosome 5, iHerIll2.2.curated.20191125, whole genome shotgun sequence, a single window of DNA contains:
- the LOC119658083 gene encoding uncharacterized protein LOC119658083, producing MKILLLLLIALPISTLSYVVEKEIKVETNVQGPSADATITKRSGGGSFDFVSQIKKGFLSGAGRASAALASGSSGSSSSFNKPEEPVHANSVDFDPWSLKKSVFNTLFQAVKAITGGVTAIKGQIIKGSGYALSAGGSLIAASGDKITDVGKGIVNSAQLVPVSSHSAPAAPVAGKFASLSAASSGSSSGSSGSVPETGHGPTGHGEIVPSYDIPTAHQSYGPPSKSPSHYTSTSSQYLPPGTYTSGLHFTGPASYESSPHVSYLPIEGSPSFIHDRDSNSASTALKEIMQFLPKHETKKLTATYAAAPKRHKLVDQYEIPSDPIPTYKTYKKHISEPLAHNTLDHRPLHNLHHHHPYDAYHSLSLRQTKRSGGQTPNQNAIPNSLKTPYHIPQFKYVDQTPWKVSLNSGVPSAPLPSPSPTPITVEKSIAPLDIEALVATLEARKKTIGEQRSSISVQEPVKGRTDRKIPVPAEDSVPKTLNVEVLKSVGFQITDPELFNRELMYL from the exons ATTTTATTACTTCTCCTTATTGCGCTGCCTATATCAACTTTGTCATATGTCGTGGAGAAAGAAATCAAAGTGGAGACAAATGTCCAAGGCCCATCAGCAGATGCTACCATAACGAAGAGATCGGGAGGCGGCAGTTTTGATTTTGTTTCTCAAATTAAAAAG GGCTTTCTTTCTGGGGCTGGGCGAGCGTCAGCTGCTCTAGCGTCAGGTAGCTCTGGAAGCAGTAGCAGTTTCAATAAACCAGAGGAACCAGTGCAC GCCAACTCAGTGGACTTCGACCCTTGGTCACTAAAGAAATCGGTCTTCAACACTCTTTTCCAAGCTGTGAAAGCCATCACGGGAGGTGTAACCGCAATTAAGGGACAAATCATCAAAGGCAGCGGCTACGCATTGAGTGCGGGTGGTTCG CTAATTGCGGCTTCTGGTGACAAAATTACTGATGTCGGTAAGGGAATTGTGAACTCGGCACAATTGGTTCCAGTTTCTTCACATAGTGCTCCAGCAGCGCCGGTCGCCGGTAAATTTGCATCATTGTCTGCGGCTTCATCGGGCAGCAGCAGCGGTAGTAGTGGCAGTGTTCCCGAAACTGGTCACGGACCCACAGGTCACGGTGAAA TTGTACCATCGTATGATATACCAACTGCTCATCAAAGCTATGGACCACCATCTAAATCTCCATCGCATTACACGAGTACTTCCTCGCAATATCTACCACCAGGAACATACACTAGTGGTCTGCACTTCACAGGGCCAGCATCATACGAAAGTTCGCCTCATGTCTCCTATTTGCCAATAGAAG GATCACCATCATTTATACATGACAGAGACAGCAATAGTGCTTCAACAGCACTAAAGGAAATCATGCAATTTTTGCCAAAGCATGAGACGAAGAAACTGACCGCAACTTACGCCGCTGCCCCAAAACGACATAAACTTGTTGACCAGTACGAAATCCCTAGTGATCCGATTCCGACATACAAAACCTATAAA AAGCACATATCCGAACCACTAGCGCACAACACACTAGATCACCGTCCATTGCACAACCTCCACCACCATCATCCATACGACGCCTATCATAGTCTATCGTTGAGACAAACTAAGCGATCTGGCGGACAAACTCCTAACCAAAACGCCATCCCGAACTCCTTGAAAACCCCATACCATATCCCCCAATTCAAATATGTGGACCAAACGCCATGGAAAGTATCTTTGAATTCCGGCGTTCCATCGGCGCCTCTACCATCCCCATCCCCAACTCCAATAACGGTAGAAAAGTCAATAGCCCCTCTAGATATTGAGGCATTAGTAGCGACATTGGAAGCAAGGAAAAAAACTATTGGGGAACAAAGATCCTCCATTTCGGTCCAAGAACCCGTTAAAGGACGTACAGATCGGAAAATTCCCGTACCAGCGGAGGATAGCGTACCGAAAACACTGAATGTTGAAGTTCTCAAATCCGTCGGATTTCAAATCACTGACCCCGAACTATTCAACAGAGAACTGATGTACTTATAA